A part of Scophthalmus maximus strain ysfricsl-2021 chromosome 20, ASM2237912v1, whole genome shotgun sequence genomic DNA contains:
- the mlana gene encoding uncharacterized protein mlana isoform X1 has translation MLCNRTDGMPRGDFNIYFATSRRGIVRAEEAVGIALLVVILAALLILGCWYFKKRSGYKIIRNPRTGSPAYSGGQFSEAGPSADNKMALTDFGSFQPVTQTLCSPKPMTEDSCSIQRLRALRTVCST, from the exons ATGCTGTGTAATCGCACAGACGGAATGCCTCGTGGAGACTTCAACATCTATTTTGCCACCAGCAGACGAGGAATTGTCAGGGCTGAGGA GGCAGTGGGCATAGCTCTACTGGTGGTCATCCTGGCTGCTCTGCTCATCCTGGGCTGCTGGTACTTCAAGAAGAGGAGTGGCTACAAAATAATCAGG aaCCCTAGAACGGGGTCACCAGCTTACTCAGGAGGCCAGTTCTCAGAGGCAGGACCTTCAGCAGATAACAAGATGGCTCTCACTGACTTTGGCAGCTTCCAACCTGTG ACTCAAACTCTGTGCAGCCCAAAGCCCATGACAGAGGACTCTTGTTCAATACAACGCCTCAGGGCTCTGAGAACAGTGTGCAGCACATGA
- the mlana gene encoding melanoma antigen recognized by T-cells 1 isoform X2 — translation MLCNRTDGMPRGDFNIYFATSRRGIVRAEEAVGIALLVVILAALLILGCWYFKKRSGYKIIRNPRTGSPAYSGGQFSEAGPSADNKMALTDFGSFQPVVPNAPPAYEKISSGPLPPPYSP, via the exons ATGCTGTGTAATCGCACAGACGGAATGCCTCGTGGAGACTTCAACATCTATTTTGCCACCAGCAGACGAGGAATTGTCAGGGCTGAGGA GGCAGTGGGCATAGCTCTACTGGTGGTCATCCTGGCTGCTCTGCTCATCCTGGGCTGCTGGTACTTCAAGAAGAGGAGTGGCTACAAAATAATCAGG aaCCCTAGAACGGGGTCACCAGCTTACTCAGGAGGCCAGTTCTCAGAGGCAGGACCTTCAGCAGATAACAAGATGGCTCTCACTGACTTTGGCAGCTTCCAACCTGTG GTTCCTAACGCACCTCCAGCCTATGAAAAGATTTCCTCAGGACCACTGCCTCCTCCCTATTCCCCTTGA